A genome region from Ctenopharyngodon idella isolate HZGC_01 chromosome 5, HZGC01, whole genome shotgun sequence includes the following:
- the p2rx1 gene encoding P2X purinoceptor 1 isoform X2 codes for MKSVIKRSFSDFFFEYETPRQVLVKNKRVAVVCRIIQLGVLSYIIGWVFMYEKGYQTVDTAISSVFTKMKGVSYTNISGKERIWDVADYVFPEQGDSSFVVMTNYISTEGQKQGKCPELPDGKNNCTSDTACDEGKYKRQMTGKCNTNTSTCEIYSWCPVEDDREIPNPPILRTAENYTLFIKNSITFRQFNVVRSNLVESVNQSYISKCLYHSQTDPLCPIFRLGDIVEHSGFNFSEVARVGGAIGVLIDWDCNLDLNIRHCKPKYEFYGLYGTGKNDQEEKPSLGYNFRYAKYYVEDKLEKRTLMKVFGVRIDIIVHGRAGKFDIIPTLTAIGSGVGIFGVATVVCDLLLLYLLPKRDFYKSMKFKNTEDQEENPTLPPSQKERELPKE; via the exons ATGAAGTCCGTAATAAAGAGATCTTTTTCAGACTTCTTCTTTGAATATGAAACTCCACGACAGGTTCTGGTCAAGAACAAAAGAGTTGCAGTTGTGTGCAGAATCATCCAGCTGGGCGTTTTATCCTACATCATTGG ATGGGTGTTCATGTATGAGAAAGGCTACCAGACAGTGGATACTGCCATAAGCTCCGTCTTCACCAAGATGAAGGGAGTGTCCTACACAAACATCAGTGGAAAGGAGAGGATATGGGATGTAGCTGATTACGTTTTTCCTGAACAG GGTGACTCGTCTTTTGTTGTGATGACAAACTACATTTCCACTGAGGGACAGAAACAGGGCAAATGTCCTGAG CTGCCGGATGGGAAGAACAATTGCACCTCGGACACAGCCTGTGATGAGGGAAAATACAAAC GGCAAATGACGGGCAAGTGTAACACTAACACCAGTACTTGTGAGATCTACTCCTGGTGTCCTGTTGAAGACGACCGTGAAATACCAAA CCCTCCAATCCTGAGGACAGCAGAAAACTACACACTGTTCATCAAAAACTCCATTACTTTTCGCCAATTTAATGTAGTAAG GAGTAACTTGGTGGAGAGTGTAAACCAGAGTTACATCAGTAAGTGTTTGTATCACAGCCAGACTGATCCACTGTGTCCTATCTTCAGACTAGGAGACATTGTTGAGCACTCCGGGTTCAATTTCTCTGAGGTAGCTCGTGTG GGTGGTGCTATAGGAGTCCTCATTGACTGGGACTGCAATCTAGACCTGAATATTAGACACTGCAAACCAAAGTATGAATTCTATGGTCTTTACGGAACAGGGAAAAACGACCAAGAGGAGAAACCATCATTGGGATACAATTTTAG ATATGCTAAATATTATGTGGAGGATAAATTGGAGAAGAGAACACTAATGAAGGTGTTTGGTGTACGGATAGACATCATTGTTCACGGACGG GCAGGAAAATTTGATATCATCCCAACGCTAACGGCCATAGGTTCAGGAGTAGGAATCTTTGGAGTG GCCACCGTTGTGTGCGATTTGCTCCTTCTATATTTACTTCCAAAGAGAGATTTCTATAAAAGCATGAAATTCAAGAATACAGAAGACCAGGAAGAG AATCCAACCTTGCCTCCgtcacagaaagaaagagagctaCCGAAG GAGTGA
- the p2rx1 gene encoding P2X purinoceptor 1 isoform X1 — translation MKSVIKRSFSDFFFEYETPRQVLVKNKRVAVVCRIIQLGVLSYIIGWVFMYEKGYQTVDTAISSVFTKMKGVSYTNISGKERIWDVADYVFPEQGDSSFVVMTNYISTEGQKQGKCPELPDGKNNCTSDTACDEGKYKRTGNGQMTGKCNTNTSTCEIYSWCPVEDDREIPNPPILRTAENYTLFIKNSITFRQFNVVRSNLVESVNQSYISKCLYHSQTDPLCPIFRLGDIVEHSGFNFSEVARVGGAIGVLIDWDCNLDLNIRHCKPKYEFYGLYGTGKNDQEEKPSLGYNFRYAKYYVEDKLEKRTLMKVFGVRIDIIVHGRAGKFDIIPTLTAIGSGVGIFGVATVVCDLLLLYLLPKRDFYKSMKFKNTEDQEENPTLPPSQKERELPKE, via the exons ATGAAGTCCGTAATAAAGAGATCTTTTTCAGACTTCTTCTTTGAATATGAAACTCCACGACAGGTTCTGGTCAAGAACAAAAGAGTTGCAGTTGTGTGCAGAATCATCCAGCTGGGCGTTTTATCCTACATCATTGG ATGGGTGTTCATGTATGAGAAAGGCTACCAGACAGTGGATACTGCCATAAGCTCCGTCTTCACCAAGATGAAGGGAGTGTCCTACACAAACATCAGTGGAAAGGAGAGGATATGGGATGTAGCTGATTACGTTTTTCCTGAACAG GGTGACTCGTCTTTTGTTGTGATGACAAACTACATTTCCACTGAGGGACAGAAACAGGGCAAATGTCCTGAG CTGCCGGATGGGAAGAACAATTGCACCTCGGACACAGCCTGTGATGAGGGAAAATACAAACGTACGGGAAATG GGCAAATGACGGGCAAGTGTAACACTAACACCAGTACTTGTGAGATCTACTCCTGGTGTCCTGTTGAAGACGACCGTGAAATACCAAA CCCTCCAATCCTGAGGACAGCAGAAAACTACACACTGTTCATCAAAAACTCCATTACTTTTCGCCAATTTAATGTAGTAAG GAGTAACTTGGTGGAGAGTGTAAACCAGAGTTACATCAGTAAGTGTTTGTATCACAGCCAGACTGATCCACTGTGTCCTATCTTCAGACTAGGAGACATTGTTGAGCACTCCGGGTTCAATTTCTCTGAGGTAGCTCGTGTG GGTGGTGCTATAGGAGTCCTCATTGACTGGGACTGCAATCTAGACCTGAATATTAGACACTGCAAACCAAAGTATGAATTCTATGGTCTTTACGGAACAGGGAAAAACGACCAAGAGGAGAAACCATCATTGGGATACAATTTTAG ATATGCTAAATATTATGTGGAGGATAAATTGGAGAAGAGAACACTAATGAAGGTGTTTGGTGTACGGATAGACATCATTGTTCACGGACGG GCAGGAAAATTTGATATCATCCCAACGCTAACGGCCATAGGTTCAGGAGTAGGAATCTTTGGAGTG GCCACCGTTGTGTGCGATTTGCTCCTTCTATATTTACTTCCAAAGAGAGATTTCTATAAAAGCATGAAATTCAAGAATACAGAAGACCAGGAAGAG AATCCAACCTTGCCTCCgtcacagaaagaaagagagctaCCGAAG GAGTGA